The nucleotide window TTTGATTGATTTATCTTTGAAGGGTCAATTATTTCAGCCAGGGCTAATTTTGCCTTAAGTTCCTGTATCCTCCCTTCCATGAAGGACTGTTTTTCTTTTGCAGCGTGGTATTCTGCGTTTTCCGAAAGATCTCCGTGTGCGCGCGCCTCTGCTATTGCCTGAATATTTTTAGGCCTTTCTACTTTCAGGAGTCTATCAAGTTCTTCCTGAAGTTTCTGATAGCCTTCGCGCGTCATGGGAACTCTCTGCATAATCATCAGTCTCCTTTGTTTCTTTAATTTAACACTTTTTACTTTGTTTTTTCAAAAGCAGTGATGGTAAAATCGGATGACGGATAAAGGTTTAAATCTTGGCAGGAGGTAATCTTTGAATAAACGTATAGGCCTGATATCAGCAACAGAAAAAGAGAGCAGGGCTGTCTTAAAAACTCTCAGAAGGATTAGAGGTAAAAGTTTAGCGCTGCCTGTTTATCAGGGGAAGATCGGAAAGACAAATATCATTCATATCATCTCAGGCATCGGCAAGGCCAATGCCGCGCACGCAGCAACCCTTCTCATCGAAAAATTTTCTCCATCCGCTGTGATAAACTTTGG belongs to Nitrospirota bacterium and includes:
- the greA gene encoding transcription elongation factor GreA, with protein sequence MMQRVPMTREGYQKLQEELDRLLKVERPKNIQAIAEARAHGDLSENAEYHAAKEKQSFMEGRIQELKAKLALAEIIDPSKINQSKAAFGAKVKVLDTAADEEYIFMLVGPDEADVKSGKISISSPVGRALIGKEVGDTAMIKAPARTMEYEILEITFE